In Gemmatimonadota bacterium, a single genomic region encodes these proteins:
- a CDS encoding MerR family DNA-binding protein, producing the protein MPAESGLTTGALAEAAGVGRETVRFYERKGLLPEPPRTTSGYRDYPLESVGRLRFIRRAQGLGFTLDEIADLLALRVDEVAACGTVEARAREKLASVADKLTELRRMKKALERLVDACQSREPTSDCPILEELEERQASAEQRTSP; encoded by the coding sequence ATGCCGGCTGAATCTGGTCTTACCACAGGAGCGCTCGCCGAAGCCGCGGGTGTCGGTCGCGAGACCGTGCGCTTTTACGAGCGGAAGGGTCTTCTTCCAGAGCCACCGCGCACCACGTCCGGGTATCGGGACTATCCGCTCGAGTCGGTAGGACGGCTGCGGTTCATCCGCCGAGCCCAGGGGTTGGGCTTCACTCTCGACGAGATCGCGGACCTACTGGCGCTTCGCGTCGACGAAGTCGCCGCGTGCGGCACCGTGGAAGCCCGGGCCCGTGAGAAACTCGCGAGTGTCGCCGACAAGCTGACTGAGCTGCGCCGCATGAAGAAGGCCCTGGAGCGCCTGGTCGATGCATGCCAGTCGCGCGAGCCCACGAGCGACTGCCCGATCCTCGAGGAGCTCGAAGAGCGCCAAGCGTCCGCCGAGCAACGAACCTCCCCTTGA
- a CDS encoding heavy-metal-associated domain-containing protein: MCAHAVRVAVEKLDGVDNAEVSLNDGRVRVRFAPGNTVTIAELRRTIRHQGFTPREAKLTLSARIEIQAGALVAIVPGSGVTYAVTADGEVHRRLSNSAGGTVILEGEVAIDEDDLTPERIEVTAVVGGQS; this comes from the coding sequence GTGTGCGCCCACGCCGTGCGCGTGGCCGTGGAGAAGCTGGACGGCGTCGACAACGCGGAAGTGAGTCTCAACGACGGTCGGGTTCGTGTCCGGTTCGCACCGGGGAACACGGTGACGATCGCAGAGCTGCGTCGCACGATCCGCCATCAGGGCTTCACACCGAGAGAAGCGAAGCTCACGCTCTCGGCGCGCATCGAGATCCAGGCCGGAGCGCTGGTGGCGATCGTGCCTGGATCGGGAGTTACCTACGCCGTCACGGCTGACGGTGAGGTCCACCGGCGGCTGTCCAATAGCGCGGGCGGCACGGTGATCCTCGAAGGAGAGGTCGCGATCGATGAGGACGACCTGACGCCGGAGCGGATCGAAGTGACTGCGGTGGTTGGCGGTCAGTCGTGA
- the merA gene encoding mercury(II) reductase, translated as MSSDTQGSYDLAVLGGGSAGFAAAIRAVELGARVAMVNEGTIGGTCVNVGCIPSKTVIRAAEARHVQSHHGFDGVARSEEPVDWARIRAGKDDLVTALRTAKYENVLRGYPEITLIEGRGVLDEEGRVRLSHGTPVPGERVVVATGSSPWAPDVPGLAGAGYLDSTALLDLGELPGSLAVLGAGSVGVELAQAYARLGVRVTILARSRVLSTEDPDVSAELTRHLRDEGIGVATHVTLESVERTASGRLIHYRAGDAEATSLEADQILVAAGRRPNTDAIGLETAGVELGPSLEIVVDAELRTSNPRVFAGGDVTGGPMHVYVAARAASLAAENALGGTKKLDLSVLPRVTFTSPAVASVGLTEQEARESGMEPLVSKLPLEQVPRALAARDTRGFVKLVADAATRRIVGAHIVAAEAGEMIMEPTLAVRFGLTIDDLTSTLHPYLTLSEGIKLAALTFEKDVATLSCCAV; from the coding sequence ATGAGCTCCGACACGCAGGGAAGCTACGACCTGGCCGTGCTCGGCGGTGGCTCGGCCGGCTTCGCAGCGGCCATTCGCGCGGTTGAGCTCGGTGCCCGCGTGGCGATGGTGAACGAAGGAACGATCGGCGGTACGTGTGTGAACGTCGGCTGCATCCCGTCCAAGACGGTGATCCGCGCGGCCGAGGCACGGCACGTGCAGAGCCATCACGGCTTCGACGGTGTGGCGCGATCTGAGGAGCCAGTCGACTGGGCGCGAATTCGGGCCGGAAAGGACGACCTGGTGACCGCGCTCCGAACCGCGAAGTACGAGAACGTCCTGCGCGGCTACCCGGAGATCACACTCATCGAAGGCCGAGGGGTTCTGGACGAGGAGGGCCGGGTCCGTCTGTCGCACGGCACGCCGGTGCCCGGCGAGCGCGTTGTCGTCGCGACCGGCTCCTCTCCGTGGGCACCCGACGTCCCGGGGTTGGCCGGGGCGGGATATTTGGACAGCACCGCACTGCTCGACCTGGGTGAGCTGCCCGGCTCGCTTGCCGTCTTGGGCGCCGGGTCGGTCGGAGTCGAGCTGGCGCAGGCGTACGCGCGCCTCGGCGTACGAGTGACGATCCTGGCTCGCTCGCGCGTTTTGTCGACGGAGGACCCGGACGTCAGCGCAGAGCTGACGCGCCACCTGCGCGACGAGGGCATCGGAGTGGCCACCCACGTGACGCTAGAGTCCGTCGAAAGGACTGCCTCGGGACGCCTGATCCACTACCGTGCCGGAGATGCGGAAGCCACATCGCTCGAGGCGGACCAGATCCTGGTGGCCGCCGGACGCAGGCCCAACACGGACGCCATAGGCCTCGAGACCGCGGGCGTGGAGCTCGGGCCTTCGCTCGAGATCGTGGTCGACGCGGAGCTACGGACCAGCAACCCACGGGTTTTCGCAGGGGGCGACGTCACGGGCGGGCCGATGCACGTGTACGTGGCCGCCCGCGCGGCGAGCCTGGCCGCGGAGAACGCCTTGGGCGGAACGAAGAAGCTCGACCTCTCTGTGCTTCCGAGGGTGACGTTCACGAGTCCAGCGGTCGCTTCGGTCGGCCTCACCGAGCAAGAGGCCCGAGAGTCCGGGATGGAACCGCTCGTCTCGAAGCTCCCCCTGGAACAGGTGCCGAGGGCCCTAGCCGCCCGTGATACGCGCGGCTTCGTGAAGCTCGTGGCCGACGCCGCGACGCGGCGCATCGTGGGTGCGCACATCGTGGCCGCGGAAGCCGGTGAGATGATCATGGAACCCACGCTGGCGGTGAGATTCGGCCTCACGATCGACGACCTGACCTCGACGCTTCACCCCTATCTGACCTTGTCGGAAGGGATCAAGCTCGCGGCGCTGACCTTCGAGAAGGATGTCGCGACGCTTTCGTGCTGCGCGGTCTGA
- a CDS encoding mercury transporter MerT has translation MKDSMKAALPGVSGVVAAAGSALCCAGPVLAVTVGVSGAGLSAFEPLRPYFLGATALCLVLGFVLLDREEKSACVPGKPCADPDVRRRMKVVLWIATGAAVVLATFPRWQTLVF, from the coding sequence TTGAAGGATTCAATGAAGGCAGCGTTGCCCGGAGTAAGCGGGGTCGTCGCGGCAGCCGGCTCCGCGCTTTGCTGTGCCGGGCCCGTGCTCGCGGTGACCGTCGGCGTTTCGGGCGCTGGGCTCTCCGCCTTCGAGCCGTTACGCCCCTACTTCCTGGGCGCGACCGCTCTGTGCCTGGTGCTGGGCTTCGTGCTTCTCGACCGAGAGGAGAAGAGCGCCTGCGTCCCGGGCAAGCCGTGCGCAGACCCCGACGTACGCCGCCGCATGAAAGTGGTGCTTTGGATCGCGACCGGTGCGGCAGTGGTCTTGGCCACGTTTCCGCGTTGGCAGACACTCGTTTTTTAG